A window of the Hordeum vulgare subsp. vulgare chromosome 5H, MorexV3_pseudomolecules_assembly, whole genome shotgun sequence genome harbors these coding sequences:
- the LOC123398718 gene encoding 50S ribosomal protein L4-like, with product MSIRSLIAASRSRHALAAATISQATFRAHQHACVPPLLSGLGPLARAFSSSAAVAGVGSGVPVMEGQIWPNVCSNGYSTLLAPANEALIPPELLSSKTVWTPDRELGQYEDLVARVTNFHNEDNGFMVLDGDVFDVPIRKDIVHRVVRWQLAKRQQGTHSTKTISEVSGTGRKPYKQKGTGRARHGTLRGCQFRGGATMHGPKPRSHAFKLQKKVRRLGLKIALSARTAERKLCIFEDLEVPSHKTKNIVQHIKQMDDTKKVLLVDGGDIDKKLKLATQNLHYVNVIPSIGLNVYSILQHDTLIMTRDAINRIVERMHTPISR from the exons ATGTCCATCAGATCTCTCATCGCTGCATCCAGGTCCAGACATGCCCTCGCCGCTGCCACCATCTCTCAG GCGACTTTCAGGGCGCACCAGCATGCCTGCGTGCCTCCTCTGCTCTCGGGGCTTGGACCACTCGCACGGGCCTTCAG CTCAAGCGCTGCAGTAGCAGGTGTCGGTTCAGGTGTCCCTGTCATGGAAGGGCAG ATTTGGCCAAATGTCTGCTCCAATGGGTATTCTACTCTTTTGGCTCCAGCAAATGAAGCGCTGATTCCACCGGAACTTCTATCTAGCAAGACTGTCTGGACACCAGACCGAGAGCTTG GGCAGTATGAGGACTTAGTAGCTAGAGTAACAAACTTCCATAATGAAGACAACGGATTCATGGTTTTGGATGGTGATGTTTTTGACGTTCCAATTAGGAAGGATATTGTTCACAGGGTAGTAAGGTGGCAGCTTGCTAAAAGGCAACAG GGGACACACTCAACCAAAACTATCAGTGAAGTGAGCGGCACAGGAAGAAAGCCTTATAAGCAAAAAGGAACTGGAAGAGCACGTCATGGAACATTGCGTGGTTGTCAG TTTCGAGGAGGTGCAACTATGCATGGCCCGAAACCACGAAGCCATGCATTCAAGTTGCAGAAGAAAGTACGACGTCTGGGACTTAAGATAGCCTTGTCTGCTAGAACTGCTGAGAGGAAG CTCTGCATCTTTGAGGACCTAGAAGTCCCCAGCCACAAGACGAAAAACATCGTGCAGCATATCAAGCAGATGGACGATACGAAGAAGGTTTTGTTGGTGGATGGAGGCGACATCGATAAGAAGTTAAAGCTGGCTACTCAAAATCTTCACTACGTTAATGTCATTCCGTCGATT GGCCTCAATGTCTACAGCATCCTGCAGCATGACACCCTCATAATGACTCGGGACGCAATCAACAGAATTGTTGAGCGGATGCACACCCCCATCAGCCGCTAG
- the LOC123397481 gene encoding probable BRI1 kinase inhibitor 1 codes for MDAPRPRSPPPLFMPTTPPPPPPPPPPLSSSPSPDFSFSFSPFPPSPPPFHVLPLPAAADMSRTPLGRVGSDISHNNYAKSSHRQATSHSSSSCDDRDRAKARASPFFSGLGVGGAWRSGGSRDGTAGKAEEDRRKAKGKRGPLEVGQRVKKYMASLVEQLLASFSRHGERDRRGQRRRPHTFSASGPGAAATMERERRRQGRGRLSSAPASLRASPVNSGHLSVGGSLVKVSTSSEESTMEELQSAIQAAIAHCKNSIAVAKQ; via the coding sequence atggacgcgccgcggcCTCGGTCGCCTCCTCCTCTCTTCATGCCAACCACGCCtcccccaccaccaccgccaccgccaccgctatCCTCCTCGCCCTCCCccgacttctccttctccttctccccgttccctccctcgcctcctcctttcCACGTCCTTCCGCTCCCGGCCGCCGCCGACATGTCCCGGACACCGCTCGGCCGCGTCGGCAGCGACATTAGCCACAACAACTACGCCAAATCCAGCCACCGTCAAGCCACGAGCCACAGCAGTAGCAGCTGCGATGACAGGGACAGGGCCAAGGCCAGGGCGTCGCCTTTCTTCTCCGGCCTCGGCGTCGGCGGCGCGTGGAGATCAGGCGGGAGCAGAGACGGCACGGCCGGCAAGGCCGAGGAGGACAGGAGGAAGGCGAAGGGGAAGAGAGGGCCGCTGGAGGTGGGCCAGCGGGTGAAGAAGTACATGGCGTCGCTGGTGGAGCAGCTGCTCGCCTCCTTCTCCAGGCACGGCGAGCGGGACCGGCGGGGGCAGCGGCGGAGGCCGCACACGTTCTCGGCGAGCGGGCCGGGCGCCGCCGCGACGATGGAGCGGGAGCGGCGGAGGCAAGGGCGCGGGCGGCTGTCGTCGGCGCCGGCGTCGCTGCGCGCGTCTCCGGTGAACAGCGGCCACCTGTCGGTGGGCGGGTCGCTGGTGAAGGTGTCGACGTCGTCGGAGGAGAGCACGATGGAGGAGCTGCAGAGCGCCATCCAGGCCGCCATCGCGCACTGCAAGAACTCCATCGCCGTGGCCAAGCAGTAG